The Skermanella rosea sequence GCGGGCCGGCGTCCTGGGCCAGGGCGGGCCCGAACGGCAGCAGCCCGGCGGCACCGGCGCCGGCCGTGGCGAGCAGGAACTTGCGGCGGTCGAAGCCCGGCGTGGGGCGCGGGCGGAGCGGTTCGTCGTTCATATATCCTGACTTGATCCGGTGATGGGAGAGGCGGGCGATCACGGCCCGCGTGCCCGGGAAGAAAAACACTCAACGCGGATAATTAGTCCCGGGATGCGTGACAAAAAAGGGCTGCCTCTGATTATGGCGGCGTTGCGGCCAAAGCATGGCGAGTAGCTGCGACAGAGTTGTCGGATCTGGTTGCAGGCCTCTGGACGACTATATGGTACCGCCATGGTCAGGTTCTTGCTTTTTCTTGTCGGCATCATGACGGGTGCTGCAGCTGCATTGATCTATGCTGGGCTGGTGACGGTGCCGCCTTCGTGGACGCTTTGGGGACCGCTCGACCTGAGGGAAGAACCCGGGGCTTTCACGAGGATCCAGCTTGCCGGATTGAGGGAGGAGCCCGGCGCCTGCTTCGCAGCACTGGAGCAGGCCGGCGTCGGCGCGGTGCCCCAGCCGCTGCGGCCGGTCGAGAACGGCTGCGGGCTGGTTGATACCGCCCGCGTCGGCCAGGTCGCCGCCGCCTACAGCAGCGCGTTCGTCGCGACCTGCCCGCTGATCGCGGCGCTCTACCTGTTCGAGCGCCACGTGCTGGACCCGGCGGCGCGCCGTCACCTGGGGACGGGCGTGGCGCGGGTCAACCATGTCGGTACCTACAACTGCCGGAACGTCTATGGTCGGACGGCGGGGCGTCGCAGCGAGC is a genomic window containing:
- a CDS encoding extensin-like domain-containing protein gives rise to the protein MVRFLLFLVGIMTGAAAALIYAGLVTVPPSWTLWGPLDLREEPGAFTRIQLAGLREEPGACFAALEQAGVGAVPQPLRPVENGCGLVDTARVGQVAAAYSSAFVATCPLIAALYLFERHVLDPAARRHLGTGVARVNHVGTYNCRNVYGRTAGRRSEHATANAIDIRGFVLDDGRIVSLARHWGDARSAEGAFLRDVNDGACRFFNAVLGPDYNAAHRDHFHLDMGRWRACR